The nucleotide sequence AGCTGACGCATCTCGCGCTCGCCGCCTTCCTTGACCTTGCGGCGGACGTCGGACTTGGCGCCCTCCGCCTCCAGCTCGGCCAGGTCGGCTTCCAGCTTCTGCGCCCGAGCCTCGATGTCCGCGTCACGCTTGGTCTCGAGGTTCTTGCGCTCGACACCGATCTCGTTCTCGAGGGTCGGCAGGTCGTTGTGCCGCAGCTCGGTGTTCACACCGGTGATCACGTAGGCCGCGAAGTAGATGATCTTCTCGAGGTCCTTCGGCGCCAGGTCGAGCAGGTAGCCCAGGCGGGAGGGAACACCCTTGAAGTACCAGATGTGGGTGACGGGAGCGGCCAGCTCGATGTGGCCCATCCGCTCACGACGCACCTTGGCGCGGGTGACCTCGACGCCACAGCGCTCGCAGATGATGCCCTTGAAGCGGACCCGCTTGTACTTACCGCAGTAGCACTCCCAGTCCCGGGTCGGGCCGAAGATCTTCTCGCAGAAGAGGCCGTCCTTCTCGGGCTTGAGCGTCCGGTAGTTGATGGTCTCCGGCTTCTTCACCTCACCGAAGGACCACTGACGAATGTCGTCGGCGGTGGCGAGGCCGATGCGGAGCTCATCGAAGAAGTTGACGTCCAGCACGTCTTTACATCCCCTTGGGGTTGATGCGACTAGAGGAGTTGGCGAGCGGAGGCGGGAGCCCACGGGAGGCAGGCTCCCGCCTCATCGCGAATCAGTGCACGACGTCGTCCACCGAGGGCGACTCGTTGCGGGACAGGTTGATGCCGAGGTTGGCCGCGGCGCGCTCGAGGTCCTCGTCGTCGGAGTCGCGCATCTCGATCGCGGCGCCGTCGCTCGACAGCACCTCGACGTTGAGGCAGAGCGACTGGAGCTCCTTGAGGAGCACCTTGAACGACTCGGGGATACCCGGCTCGGGGATGTTCTCCCCCTTGACGATGGCCTCGTACACCTTGACGCGGCCGACCACGTCGTCCGACTTGATCGTCAGGAGCTCCTGCAGGGTGTATGCGGCGCCGTACGCCTGCATCGCCCAGCACTCCATCTCGCCGAACCGCTGGCCACCGAACTGCGCCTTACCACCCAGCGGCTGCTGCGTGATCATCGAGTACGGACCGGTGGACCGGGCGTGGATCTTGTCGTCGACCAGGTGGTGCAGCTTCAGGATGTACATGTAGCCGACCGAGACCGGGTACGGGAACGGCTCGCCGGAGCGGCCGTCCAGCAGCGTGGCCTTGCCGTTCTGCTTGACCATGCGCTCGCCGTCGCGGTTCGGCTTGGTCGCGCCGAGCAGCCCGGTGAGCTCCTCTTCCTTGGCTCCGTCGAACACCGGGGTCGCGGTGTTCGTGCCGGGGTCGACGTCGTAGAGCTCCTCGTTGAGGTTCTTCGCCCAGTCCGGGTTGCCCTCGATCTTCCACCCCTGCGACGCCAGCCAGCCCAGGTGAAGCTCCAGGACCTGGCCGATGTTCATACGACGCGGGACACCGTGGGTGTTCAGGATGATGTCGACGGGCGTGCCGTCCTCCATGAACGGCATGTCCTCGGCGGGGAGGATCTTGCCGATGACACCCTTGTTCCCGTGGCGGCCGGCGAGCTTGTCACCCGGCTGGATCTTCCGCTTCTGGGCCACGTAGACGCGGACCAGTTCGTTGACGCCCGGGGGCAGCTCGTCGTCGTCTTCGCGCGAGAACACGCGGATGCCGATGACCTTGCCGGTCTCACCGTGCGGCACCTTCAGCGAGGTGTCGCGGACCTCACGGGCCTTCTCGCCGAAGATCGCGCGGAGCAGGCGCTCCTCCGGGGTCAGCTCGGTCTCGCCCTTGGGCGTGACCTTGCCGACCAGGATGTCGCCGTCGCGGACCTCGGCACCGATGCGGATGATGCCGCGCTCGTCGAGGTCGGCGAGGACCTCCTCGGAGACGTTCGGGATGTCCCGGGTGATCTCCTCGGCGCCCAGCTTGGTGTCGCGGGCGTCGATCTCGTGCTCCTCGATGTGGATCGACGTGAGCACGTCGTCCTGCACCAGGCGCTCGGAGAGGATGATCGCGTCCTCGTAGTTGTGGCCCTCCCACGGCATGACCGCGACGAGCAGGTTCTTGCCGAGCGCCATCTCACCGTTCTCGGTGGACGGGCCGTCGGCGATGACCTGACCCTGCTCGACCCGGTCGCCCTCGTTGACGATCGGGCGGTGGTTGAAGCAGGTGCCGTGGTTCGAGCGACGGAACTTGTACAGTCCGTAGCTCTTCCGCGTGCCGTCGTCGTGCATGACCGTGATCAGATCGGCCGAGAGCTCCTCGACGACACCGGACTGCTCGGCGACGAGCACGTCACCGGCGTCCACCGCGGCGCGCAGCTCCACACCGGTGCCGACGTACGGCGCCTGGTTGCGGAGCAGCGGCACGGCCTGACGCTGCATGTTCGCGCCCATCAGCGCGCGGTTCGCGTCGTCGTGCTCGAGGAACGGGATCATCGCCGTCGCGACCGAGACCATCTGCCGCGGCGAGACGTCCATGTAGTCCACGTCCAGCGGGTCGATCAGCTCGACCTCGCCGCCCTTCTTACGGACCAGGACGCGGTCTTCGACGAAGGTGCCGTCTTCCGAGATCGGCGCGTTCGCCTGCGCCTTCACGTAGCGGTCTTCCTCGTCCGCGGTGAGGTAGTCGACCTGGTCGGTGACGCGGCCCTCGACGACCTTGCGGTACGGGGTCTCGATGAAACCGAACGGGTTGACCCGCGCGTACGAGCAGAGCGAACCGATCAGGCCGATGTTCGGGCCTTCCGGCGTCTCGATCGGGCACATGCGGCCGTAGTGCGACGGGTGGACGTCACGGACCTCCATGCCGGCGCGCTCACGCGACAGACCACCCGGGCCGAGGGCGGACAGACGACGCTTGTGCGTCAGCCCCGACAGCGGGTTGTTCTGGTCCATGAACTGCGACAGCTGCGAAGTACCGAAGAACTCCTTGATCGCCGCCACGACGGGTCGGATGTTGATCAGGGTCTGCGGCGTGATCGCCTCGACGTCCTGGGTGGTCATCCGCTCGCGGACGACGCGCTCCATCCGGGACAGACCCACGCGGATCTGGTTCTGGATGAGCTCGCCGACGGTGCGGAGACGACGGTTGCCGAAGTGGTCGATGTCGTCGGTCTCGACCGGGATGACCTGGTCGCCGACGGTCGCCTTGTCCTCGCCCGCGTGCAGGCGGACCAGGTACTCGATCGTCGAGACGATGTCCTCTTCGGTCAGCGTCCCGGT is from Amycolatopsis lurida and encodes:
- a CDS encoding DNA-directed RNA polymerase subunit beta, whose product is MAVSPANQATAATTSAVSRSESTGIPGAPKRVSFAKIREPLSTPNLLDVQIRSFEWFTGDEAWFERRVEEGEENPVGGLEEVLNEISPIEDFSGSMSLSFSDPRFDEVKASVEECKDKDMTYAAPLFVTAEFVNNNTGEIKSQTVFMGDFPVMTDKGTFVINGTERVVVSQLVRSPGVYFDTSVDKTTDKDVFNVRVIPSRGAWLEFDVDKRDTVGVRIDRKRRQPVTVLLKALGWTTEAIRERFSFSETLLATLEKDHTAGTDEALLDIYRKLRPGEPPTKESAQTLLENLFFKPKRYDLAKVGRYKLNKKLGLTTPYDTGTLTEEDIVSTIEYLVRLHAGEDKATVGDQVIPVETDDIDHFGNRRLRTVGELIQNQIRVGLSRMERVVRERMTTQDVEAITPQTLINIRPVVAAIKEFFGTSQLSQFMDQNNPLSGLTHKRRLSALGPGGLSRERAGMEVRDVHPSHYGRMCPIETPEGPNIGLIGSLCSYARVNPFGFIETPYRKVVEGRVTDQVDYLTADEEDRYVKAQANAPISEDGTFVEDRVLVRKKGGEVELIDPLDVDYMDVSPRQMVSVATAMIPFLEHDDANRALMGANMQRQAVPLLRNQAPYVGTGVELRAAVDAGDVLVAEQSGVVEELSADLITVMHDDGTRKSYGLYKFRRSNHGTCFNHRPIVNEGDRVEQGQVIADGPSTENGEMALGKNLLVAVMPWEGHNYEDAIILSERLVQDDVLTSIHIEEHEIDARDTKLGAEEITRDIPNVSEEVLADLDERGIIRIGAEVRDGDILVGKVTPKGETELTPEERLLRAIFGEKAREVRDTSLKVPHGETGKVIGIRVFSREDDDELPPGVNELVRVYVAQKRKIQPGDKLAGRHGNKGVIGKILPAEDMPFMEDGTPVDIILNTHGVPRRMNIGQVLELHLGWLASQGWKIEGNPDWAKNLNEELYDVDPGTNTATPVFDGAKEEELTGLLGATKPNRDGERMVKQNGKATLLDGRSGEPFPYPVSVGYMYILKLHHLVDDKIHARSTGPYSMITQQPLGGKAQFGGQRFGEMECWAMQAYGAAYTLQELLTIKSDDVVGRVKVYEAIVKGENIPEPGIPESFKVLLKELQSLCLNVEVLSSDGAAIEMRDSDDEDLERAAANLGINLSRNESPSVDDVVH